From the genome of Fibrobacter sp.:
TCGCTGCAAAGGGCGTTAAGTACCACGCTGTGAAGAACACTCTTCTGAAGCGCGTGCTCGCTGCCCTCAAGGTTGAAGGTCTCGACGACCAGCTGACCGGAGCTACTTCCGTGATGGTTGGCTTCGAAGATGATCCTCTTCTGCCTGCCCGCGAAATTGAAGCATTCCACAAAGCAAATCCTGATTTCTTGGTCGCCAAGAGCATTTACCTCGACGGTAAGCCCATGCCTGGCTCCGAAGTCGTGAACCTCGCTAAGATTCCTGACCGTAAGGGCATGATCGCTATGATCGTCTCTATGGCTCTTGGTCCTGGCTCCACGATTGCCGGTCAAATCAAGACCCTCCAGGAAAAGCTGGAAAAAGAATCGGGTTCCGAAGCCGCAGCTCCTGAAGCTGCCGCAGCACCGGAAGCTTAACAACAAACCACAAACCAAAACTTTTAAACGGAATAATCGGAGAAACACATCATGGCAACTGATATCAAGGCACTGGGCGATCAAATTGTTGGTCTTACCCTTCTCGAAGCCAAGGCTTTGGCTGACTACCTCAAGGAAACTCACGGCATCGAAGCTGCTGCCGGTGGCGCCGTCGTAATGGCCGCCGCTGCTGCTGCCCCCGCCGAAGAGAAGACCGAATTCGACGTAATCCTCGTCGAATGCGGCGCTCAGAAGATGAACGTCCTTAAGGAAGTTCGCGCTATCACCGGTCTCGGCCTCGCCGAAGCCAAGAAGGTCGTCGAGACTGCTAACAGCGTCATCAAGGAAGCCGCTCCCAAGGCCGACGCCGAAGCTCTCAAGAAGAAACTCGAAGAACTCGGAGCAAAGGTTACCCTTAAGTAATGCTCTCAGTTCTTTGAACTGCTCTTGCCAATCGCCTGCACGTAAGTGCGGGCTTTTGGTGTTTTTATCTAATCAGGCCCTTCACCGGATGAGGTATTTCTAATGACAACGGAGCGAAAGAGTTATTCCTCCAACAGATTCCAGCTGGAACTTCCGTACTTGATTGAAGTCCAGAAGGCATCGTACGAGCAATTCCTTCAGGCCAACATTCCCCAAGAAAAGAGGATGAAAGTCGGTCTGGAGCGGGTCTTCCAGGACATCTTCCCGATTACGGACCAGAACGGTCTCTATTCCCTGGAATACGAAAAATACTATTTCGGCATCCCGAAATACAGCATCCCTGAATGTCGCGAGCGCGGGCTCACCTACAGCATGGAGCTCTACGCTACGCTGGCCCTCCGCATTTTCGAAAAAGATGGCGAAGACCGCAAGCTGAAGGAAGAAGTCAAGAACGACGTCTTGATTTGCGAACTCCCCATCATGACCGAAAACGGCACCTTTATTGTGAACGGCGCCGAACGCGTGGTCGTGTCCCAGCTGCACCGCTCTCCCGGTGTGAGCTTCGACGAAGAAATGCAACCCAACGGTCGTTCCGATTACAAGAGCCGTATTATTCCGCACCGCGGCGCTTGGGTGGAATTCAACACCGAAGGTGACATCCTTTACCTGATTATCGACCGCAAGAAAAAGCTTGCGGCTACCGCCATGCTCAGAAGCATCGGTTTCGAGACCACTCAGGATATCTTGAACCTGTTCTACAAGAAGACCGAAGAAGTCTCCGTGCAGGACCTGGCCAACGAACTTGACGAAAACGGCAAGTCTGTGCTTATCGACCGTATCATCTTCAACGACGTGGTGGATTCTTCTACCGGTGAAGTGATTGTCGAGGCCAACACCGTTATCGACGACAAGAAGCTGGAATGCTTGCTCGAAAACAAGGTGGACAAGGTCGTTCTCCTCTCCAAGGAAGAAGAAAACCTGCTTATCCACTACACCCTGGCTGCCGACAAGACCAAGTCCAAGGGTGAAGCACTCCGCGCTATCTACTCGGTAACCCACCAGCAGCAGGACGAAGCTCCTAACGACGAAGCTGCACGCCTTTATTTTGAAGGCCTGTTCCTGAACGACCCCCGCAAGTACGACTTGGGCGAAGTGGGCCGTTACCGCTTGAACAACAAGGTTTATACCTCCGAAATCCAGGGCATCCTCAAGAACGTCTCTGAACAGTTCAACATTCAGGACCTGAAGATCCCGAGCCTCTCTACCATGACCATGAGCAAGGCCGACTTCCTTGCCATTATCGAATACATGGTGGGCCTCTATGACGGAGCCTCCGGATACGCCCTGGACGATATCGACCACTTGGGCAACCGCCGCACCCGTTCCGTGGGTGAACTTTTGGCGGGCCAGATTTCCGTGGGTCTTTCCCGTATGTCTCGCGTCATCCGCGAGAACCTTTCTCTCCATTCCGACGAAGAACAGACCACTCCTCGTGACTTGGTGAACACCCGCATGGTGTCCTCCGTGGTTCAGTCCTTCTTCGGTTCTTCTCAGCTTTCCCAGTTCATGGACCAGATGAACCCGCTTTCTGAGCTCACTCACAAGCGTCGTCTCTCTGCTCTTGGTCCCGGTGGTCTTTCTCGTGAGCGCGCCGGCTTCGAAGTTCGTGACGTTCACTACACCCACTATGGCCGTCTGTGCCCCATCGAGACTCCTGAAGGACCGAACATCGGTCTTATCAACTCCCTGGCTTCTTTCGCCGTGGTGAACCACTTCGGCTTTATCGAGACCCCGTACCGTATCGTGGGCCTTGTGGAATTTGCCGATGCCAATGGCAACAAGTGCATGTTCCCCGAAGAAAAGTGGCACTTTGGCATTTTCAAGGGCTTTGTCCATGACCCCCACCTGTTCGTGCAGCTGGAACTCTCCAAGAAGGAGATGGACGATGTCCGCATGAACCTGGACAACCGCCAGCGCGACCTGTTCGACAGCTTTGTGAACAAGGTGTTCCAGATCAAGGACGCCGAAGGCAATGTCTCTTACTGCAAGAACGGCTTTGTGCTGGACAGCTTTGACGGCAAGCCCGACTATGTGCAGAAGGGCTCTGCGGTTGAACAGATTGTTTCTGACTTTATCACTTACTTGACCGCCGACGAAGAAGATTCCTTCAAGGTGGCTCCGGCTTCTACCGAGCTCACCGACGACAACCGTTTCAAGGAAGAATACGTTATCGTCCGCGACAAGAGCGAATACCCCCACCTGCTCCGCCAGGATAGCATCGAAATCGGCGATACCGAAACGGACCACATCGACCTTATGGACGTGGCCCCGATGCAGATCGTGTCCGTGGCCGCAGGCCTTATCCCGTTCCTGGAACACGACGACGCCAACCGCGCCTTGATGGGTTCCAACATGCAGCGCCAGGCCGTGCCTCTGCTCCGTGCCGAAGCTCCTGTGGTGGGAACCGGCCTCGAACGCCGTGCCGCCCTTGACTCGGGTACCGTGGTTCGCGCCAAGCACGACGGCAAGGTGACCTTCGTGGATGCCCGCACCGTGACCGTGCAGCGTGGCAACATGGTGAACGGCAACTTTGAGCCTC
Proteins encoded in this window:
- the rplL gene encoding 50S ribosomal protein L7/L12 translates to MATDIKALGDQIVGLTLLEAKALADYLKETHGIEAAAGGAVVMAAAAAAPAEEKTEFDVILVECGAQKMNVLKEVRAITGLGLAEAKKVVETANSVIKEAAPKADAEALKKKLEELGAKVTLK
- the rpoB gene encoding DNA-directed RNA polymerase subunit beta is translated as MTTERKSYSSNRFQLELPYLIEVQKASYEQFLQANIPQEKRMKVGLERVFQDIFPITDQNGLYSLEYEKYYFGIPKYSIPECRERGLTYSMELYATLALRIFEKDGEDRKLKEEVKNDVLICELPIMTENGTFIVNGAERVVVSQLHRSPGVSFDEEMQPNGRSDYKSRIIPHRGAWVEFNTEGDILYLIIDRKKKLAATAMLRSIGFETTQDILNLFYKKTEEVSVQDLANELDENGKSVLIDRIIFNDVVDSSTGEVIVEANTVIDDKKLECLLENKVDKVVLLSKEEENLLIHYTLAADKTKSKGEALRAIYSVTHQQQDEAPNDEAARLYFEGLFLNDPRKYDLGEVGRYRLNNKVYTSEIQGILKNVSEQFNIQDLKIPSLSTMTMSKADFLAIIEYMVGLYDGASGYALDDIDHLGNRRTRSVGELLAGQISVGLSRMSRVIRENLSLHSDEEQTTPRDLVNTRMVSSVVQSFFGSSQLSQFMDQMNPLSELTHKRRLSALGPGGLSRERAGFEVRDVHYTHYGRLCPIETPEGPNIGLINSLASFAVVNHFGFIETPYRIVGLVEFADANGNKCMFPEEKWHFGIFKGFVHDPHLFVQLELSKKEMDDVRMNLDNRQRDLFDSFVNKVFQIKDAEGNVSYCKNGFVLDSFDGKPDYVQKGSAVEQIVSDFITYLTADEEDSFKVAPASTELTDDNRFKEEYVIVRDKSEYPHLLRQDSIEIGDTETDHIDLMDVAPMQIVSVAAGLIPFLEHDDANRALMGSNMQRQAVPLLRAEAPVVGTGLERRAALDSGTVVRAKHDGKVTFVDARTVTVQRGNMVNGNFEPLTGLGENFEFLGKDPIDNYVLRKFERSNQDSCINQKPIVNVGDFVKAGDVLADGVSTDHGELALGKNILIGFLPWNGYNYEDAVIISEELAIKDTFTSIHIEEYELEVRDTKRGPEELTREIPNVGEDALRNLDENGVIRVGAEVNADDILVGKVTPKGETELTPEERLLRAIFGEKAGDVRDSSLKAPPGMKGVVLETRVFSKKDKSDKKSKEKDAEMIEEIRSNFQTQIDKIKASCREHLFELLAGKAAGKVMDNETHELLIREGQIYNEQNLAMLDVTKVSPASTFVTGDDELQEMVLSLVLVARDNLDTLTRTMEKEIDKVTKGDELKPGVLKSVKVYIAKKRCLSIGDKMAGRHGNKGVVSKIVPVEDMPFTEDGRPLQILLNPLGVPSRMNIGQVLEVHLGWAAKTLGFKVSTPVFDGAKFEDICKELEKAYQKNPIVNYEMDPDNNKIIGKAKLYDGRTGEAFLNPVTIGYMYYLKLGHLVDDKIHARSIGSYALVTQQPLGGKSQFGGQRFGEMEVWAMEAYGAAYTLQELLTVKSDDVTGRSMVYDAIVHGKNTPKPGIPESFNVMIREVHSLGLDIETTGDR
- a CDS encoding 50S ribosomal protein L10; its protein translation is MKAVVKKQQTVDALVESFKDATAVYLLNFQGITVEKDNALRKALAAKGVKYHAVKNTLLKRVLAALKVEGLDDQLTGATSVMVGFEDDPLLPAREIEAFHKANPDFLVAKSIYLDGKPMPGSEVVNLAKIPDRKGMIAMIVSMALGPGSTIAGQIKTLQEKLEKESGSEAAAPEAAAAPEA